The nucleotide sequence TCGGCTCGCGTCATGTGCGCCCAGATGTCGTGCAGCCGGGCGAGCGCGTCTTCGCCGGAGTGGGCCAGCACCGCCGCGTTGAGCGAACCGACGGACGTGCCGGTCACGACGTCCGCCGTGAGCCCGGCTTCGGTCAGGGCGCGCAGCATGCCGACCTGCATGGCGCCGAGGCTGCCGCCCCCGCCGAGGACGAAGCCGATCGGCCGGGGAAGATCCGCGAGACTCATGCCGCCGAATGTAGTACTCAGGGCACGCGTTCGGGCTCCCGCTCGGGTGTGGCCGGTGTCTTGCGCTTCTTCAGCCGCACCAGGAAGAACACCGCGACCGCGACGAGCACGCCGACCACGATGAGACCGCCGGTGTTCAAGGCGCCTTCGATGCGCTTGGCGGCTTCGCCCAGCGCCGCGCCGATGCTGATGTGGACCAGCGACCAGCAGAACGCACCCGCCGCCGCGGCCGGCAGGAACTTGCGGAACGCCAGCCCGGACGTCCCGGCCGCGGCCGGGGTCAACGTCCGGATCACCGGCAGGAACCGGGCGAAGAACACCGCCCAGACACCCCGGCGTTCGAGGACGGCGGTGGCCTTGTCCCAGGCCTCCAGGCCGTACTTGCGGATCAGCTTCGTCTCGCGCAGGCGCGGCCCGAAGCGGCGGCCGATGCCGTAGCCGAGTGCGTCGCCCGCCGTTGCGCAGAGGGGGACGACCAGCCACAGGACCAGGAATCGCGGGACGGTGTTCGCCGTCGTCGCGGCGACGAGCAGCCCGGATTCGCCGGGGGCCAGGAAGCCCAGCCCGATCGTGCACTCGGCGAACACCAGGCCGCCGGTCGCGGCGACGAGCCCCGGTTCCGGCAGTCCTTGCAACCAGCTGAGGAGGTCCGAAACCAGGGCCATGCCGCCACTTTACCGATCCTTTAAGGATGGTGGGGTGGCGTGCGTCACCTGGCCAGGAGTGACGCGGCTTCCTGAGCTGCGGGACCTTCGGCCGCCAGGTGCTGCAGGTTCTCGGGCAGGACCTCGCCCCGGTGGGCCTTGGTCTGCGCGTAGAGCCGTCCCGCGCGGTACGACGAACGCACCAGCGGCCCGGCCATCACCCCGGCGAAGCCCATCGCTTCGGCAGCCTTCGAGTGCTCGACGAACTCCTCCGGCTTCACCCACCGGTCCACCGGGTGGTGCCGGGCAGAAGGACGCAGGTACTGCGTGATCGTCAAGATCTCACACCCCGCATCCACCAGATCCCGCATCGCCGGAGCCACCTCATCGGGCGTCTCCCCCATCCCCAGGATCAGGTTGGACTTCGTCACCAAACCGGCCTCACGCGCCGCCGTGATGACCTCCAACGACCGCG is from Amycolatopsis mediterranei and encodes:
- a CDS encoding DedA family protein, with product MALVSDLLSWLQGLPEPGLVAATGGLVFAECTIGLGFLAPGESGLLVAATTANTVPRFLVLWLVVPLCATAGDALGYGIGRRFGPRLRETKLIRKYGLEAWDKATAVLERRGVWAVFFARFLPVIRTLTPAAAGTSGLAFRKFLPAAAAGAFCWSLVHISIGAALGEAAKRIEGALNTGGLIVVGVLVAVAVFFLVRLKKRKTPATPEREPERVP